The Haloplanus natans DSM 17983 DNA segment GGCGTCCTCGACGCGTGGTTCGTCGTCACCGGACAGGTTCCCGCACCGGAATACTCGATGCCGTACTTCCTCGGTGGCGTGGCCGTCGGCGTGGGCGCACTGCTGACGCTCGTCGTCGCGGTGCTCGGCTTTACCGACGCGAAACGCTTCGAGCGGCCGTGGGGGCCACGCGCCGTCCACTCGTTCGCGTACGTCGGGTTCGCGTTCGGGACGATCCATGCTGCAGCGATCGGCACCGACTTGACGGGACTGATCCGTCCCCTGCTGGGCCCCTCGGTGGCGTTTCTCGCCTACGTGCTCCTGTTGCGCTTGTTGGTGCTTCGAGGAGCGCCATTGGACGCGACGACGAGTCATACGGAGTAGTGTAACTGTTCACCGGCGGTTCGCCGAGACGGACCGGCGAACCGTCGGTGAAGACTCACACCAAACCGTCTCAGTAGCTGTCCCAGAGACCCAGAACGCGATCGACGACCGTGTCGGTGAACGAGCGGCGGTAAACCGTATAGAGGTACTCGACCCGATCGGGATCGCTGACCTCGTAGACGACGCTCCGGCCGTCGCGCTCTTTCGTGACGAGGTCGGCCTCGGCGAGTTTCGAGAGGTGCCAGGAGACGGTCGATTGCGCCTTGTCCAGACGGTCGCTCAATTCGGTCGTCGAGAGCGGGCCGTCCGCGAGGAGGTATGCGAGGATGCGGCGACTGTACTCCCGCCGCAGCGCGTTCATCACCGCCCGATCGGTTTTGCCGAACTCGGCGGCCGGGTAGTACCGCGTGTACTTGCCGTCGTCCGAGACTTCGACGATCCCTTCGTCGGCGAGCCACCGAAGGTGATACTGGAGCGTCCCCTGGGCGTACTCGAGTTCGTCGAGTAGCGCGCGAAAGTGAACTCCCGGCGTGTCGGCTATCCGCTGGTAGATGGCCCGCCGCGACGCCAGTTCGAGGTCCGGGTCCGACATTGGTCAGTCACGCGTCAACGCGACGAAGAAGGCCAGGAGGCCACCGAGAATGAGGACCGAACTCCCGTGTTCGACCAATTCCAGCGTCGCGTACGGGATATACGGGAGCAGCGGATACTCGAGAAACACGATCAGTCCGTAGACGGCGAACATCGCGTACCCGAGTGTGACGATTCTCATCCGGCCATCGCGTTCCCGCCGCCACGCGAGGAAGCTGAAGACGCTGAGCCCCGCAGCGAGGACGAAGATGCCGAGACTGACGTACTGTTCGAGTAGTCGAGCGAGTGGCATACCTATCCGTACACACGGCCGGCGCGACACATTCGACGACCGGTACGACTCGATGGAGTGGCGTGTCCGGGAAAACGATTGGCGTCCAACCGTCGAATCCAATCGACCGCGTCGATACGGGTCGTCATGGCTGTGTATCGGTGGGTCGCCGAGACGGTCCGGCGACCCACCAGTACCGACGGATAATAAATCGTACGAGGGGACCAGTCACGGCGGACGACGGGGATGACCGTGCGCGCCGTCACCGAACGGAACGGTACTCCCCATGTTTCATCCCGAGGGCGAACGCGACGACGGCGAAGGCGACCATCGAAGGCAACACCATCATGAAGACGGTTCCGGGCGCCATCACGTTGGTGAGGGCAATCGTGGCGACGGCGGTAATCGCGACCAGTACCCCGACCGACCGGAGGAAGTCGAACTCCATACCGACGGTGAGTTTCGGGCAGTGAAAAGGATTTCAGTGGTCAGCGTGGACGTGTGCCACGATCGGACCGTCGGTCGCCGAGGGTAGTGGGTACATATGGTCGAACTGACGATTCTGGCGGACAACCGCGTGGCTGCGTCGTCGCCCGCGACGAAGCGGAGATTCACGCGCCCGTCGACTGATTCGATGGCCGGCTGAACCGCTTCGACGCCGCCCACTGTACGGGGTCGACTGCCCGGCGAATCCTGGCCGACCGACTGCCCGACGCCTTCGACCCCGTCGGCATCGGGGTGATCGACCTGTCGCCGGTCGTCTCGTTGTGTCGTCGGCGACACGGGCAAACGATTTGTGCGCGGAGCGTCGTCTTCCCGCCATGCAACGTACGATCACCGTGCCCGTCCGGCGGCCCGGGTCGCCGGAGGGGGTGTAGCGTGTCGGCGTCCGACCTGCCCCCCGTCTACGGCGGCCGAGAGCTCCACGTCCACCTCGACGAGAACGACGACGATACCGAGGCCATCGATCCCGCCGACGCCCGGCGGTTCCTCGGTGGCAACGGCTTCGCGGCGAAGGCAGTCCACGATCACGTCCCCGCCGACGCCGACCCGTTCGACCCCGCGAACGTCGTCGCGTTCACCGTCGGGCCGATGAACGGCACACCCTTCCAGTCGACGAGTCGGGGCGTCGTCGGCTTCGTCAGCCCGCAGACGAACGGCTTCTTCGACAGCACGTTCGGCGGCACCTTCCCCCGCGCCCAGAAGACGACGGGCTTCGAGAGCATCGTCCTGCACGGCACCGCCGACGAACTCTCGTACGTCCACGTCGACGGCGAGGGGGCCGAAGTCGTCCCCGCGCCCGACCTCGCAGGACTCGGCACCTACGAGACCTGTGCCGAAGTCGAGTCGCTGGCGGCCGCGAACGCCGAG contains these protein-coding regions:
- a CDS encoding winged helix-turn-helix transcriptional regulator; translated protein: MSDPDLELASRRAIYQRIADTPGVHFRALLDELEYAQGTLQYHLRWLADEGIVEVSDDGKYTRYYPAAEFGKTDRAVMNALRREYSRRILAYLLADGPLSTTELSDRLDKAQSTVSWHLSKLAEADLVTKERDGRSVVYEVSDPDRVEYLYTVYRRSFTDTVVDRVLGLWDSY
- a CDS encoding DUF7333 family protein, which codes for MEFDFLRSVGVLVAITAVATIALTNVMAPGTVFMMVLPSMVAFAVVAFALGMKHGEYRSVR